One Staphylococcus ratti DNA segment encodes these proteins:
- a CDS encoding aminotransferase class I/II-fold pyridoxal phosphate-dependent enzyme produces the protein MKLELNAHSKYLDAPRIRQFSSLINKMDNVINLTIGQPDFEMPQIVKKAYQDAISNNLTTYSHNKGLVETRHAVAQFLKSRYHANFDAESIIITNGASEALDTSLRCILNPGDEVLLPGPVYAGYLPLIQALGGKPVIIDTRETQFKLTPELLQSHITHKTKVVLLNYPSNPTGTTLSFEEVQALVDCLKTYPVFVISDEIYAENTLNGTHTSFAQFEVLHDQLLLINGLSKSHSATGLRIGFLAGPQYLIDKLTFMHAYNCICANVPAQVATIAALTEGVEAPKAMNDIYIERRNYLVDALTEMGFELESIPQGAFYIFPKITRFTENDLDFCVDVLEKAGVAIVPGSAFTDCGKGYIRISYAYHIDALKEGMDRLKTYLKTHYPEV, from the coding sequence ATGAAATTAGAACTTAATGCGCATTCCAAATATTTGGACGCACCACGTATACGTCAATTTTCAAGCCTAATCAATAAAATGGATAATGTCATTAATTTAACAATAGGCCAGCCTGACTTTGAGATGCCACAAATCGTGAAAAAAGCCTATCAAGATGCCATTTCTAACAATTTAACTACGTATTCACACAATAAAGGTTTAGTCGAAACACGACACGCCGTAGCTCAATTTCTCAAGTCTCGTTATCACGCCAACTTCGATGCCGAATCTATTATTATAACAAATGGCGCTTCTGAGGCACTGGATACGAGTTTGCGTTGTATTTTAAATCCTGGTGATGAAGTATTATTACCTGGGCCTGTTTATGCTGGCTATCTTCCATTAATTCAAGCTTTAGGGGGAAAACCTGTCATTATCGACACGCGAGAGACACAATTCAAACTTACGCCAGAGCTGCTTCAAAGTCATATCACGCATAAAACAAAAGTCGTGTTACTTAATTATCCTTCTAATCCAACTGGAACGACATTGAGTTTTGAAGAAGTTCAAGCGCTTGTCGATTGTTTGAAAACATATCCCGTTTTTGTCATTAGCGATGAGATTTACGCTGAGAACACATTAAATGGTACGCACACATCATTTGCCCAATTTGAAGTGCTACACGATCAATTATTGCTTATCAATGGATTAAGCAAATCTCACTCCGCAACGGGGCTGCGCATTGGCTTTTTAGCAGGGCCTCAATATTTAATTGATAAACTCACATTTATGCATGCTTATAACTGTATTTGTGCGAATGTCCCTGCTCAAGTCGCAACGATAGCTGCACTTACCGAAGGCGTAGAAGCGCCAAAAGCAATGAATGATATCTATATTGAACGTCGTAACTATTTAGTTGATGCACTGACTGAAATGGGTTTTGAACTTGAATCTATCCCTCAAGGCGCTTTTTATATTTTTCCAAAAATTACTCGTTTCACTGAAAATGATCTTGATTTTTGCGTGGATGTTTTAGAAAAAGCAGGTGTAGCAATTGTACCAGGTTCTGCCTTTACTGACTGTGGCAAAGGTTATATACGCATTTCTTATGCTTACCATATTGATGCATTAAAAGAAGGTATGGACCGTCTCAAAACATATTTAAAAACGCATTATCCAGAAGTCTAA
- a CDS encoding trypsin-like serine peptidase yields the protein MNAHLKTKLFLILLLLVAGVFQGHAEAANQSDTREYVKNMDRAPYRSVVALDAKFGNFEGTREKGIHEIGTGTVIGKDTIVTAAHVVYGIKETLRGGYATEVTATPAQNGKQAPYGKFKVKSIKVHEGYMNEENIENYLHFGYDIAIIKVAPNKKGQHIGDVVEPLKVKKADQVKGSKILTVGYPGDKVKHYRFNRTPWQSVGTVVGNYRIHNMFQTNFYSAGGQSGASAIDLSDNKVIGILSFGDRHATGFIQFNQEIYPWLKNNLKNYKGHAL from the coding sequence ATGAATGCGCATTTAAAAACAAAACTATTTTTAATATTATTATTGCTCGTTGCTGGTGTTTTCCAAGGCCATGCAGAAGCAGCAAATCAATCTGATACGCGAGAATATGTCAAAAATATGGACCGTGCACCTTATAGATCTGTTGTTGCATTAGATGCAAAATTCGGCAACTTTGAAGGAACAAGAGAAAAGGGTATCCATGAAATAGGAACAGGTACAGTTATAGGCAAAGACACTATTGTAACTGCTGCTCATGTCGTTTACGGCATAAAAGAAACATTACGCGGTGGTTATGCAACTGAAGTAACGGCTACACCTGCTCAAAACGGTAAACAAGCACCGTATGGAAAATTCAAAGTAAAATCTATAAAAGTCCACGAAGGTTATATGAATGAGGAAAATATCGAAAATTACCTACATTTTGGATACGACATTGCTATTATAAAAGTAGCACCTAATAAAAAAGGACAACATATTGGCGACGTTGTTGAACCATTAAAAGTTAAAAAAGCTGACCAAGTTAAGGGCTCTAAAATTTTAACTGTAGGATATCCAGGAGATAAAGTGAAACATTACAGATTCAACAGAACACCTTGGCAATCCGTAGGTACAGTCGTAGGTAACTACAGAATCCACAACATGTTTCAAACGAACTTTTACTCAGCTGGCGGACAATCAGGTGCTTCAGCAATAGACCTCTCAGATAATAAAGTTATAGGTATATTATCCTTTGGAGACCGTCATGCTACAGGGTTTATTCAATTTAACCAAGAAATATATCCTTGGTTAAAAAATAATTTAAAAAACTACAAAGGTCACGCGTTATAA
- the menD gene encoding 2-succinyl-5-enolpyruvyl-6-hydroxy-3-cyclohexene-1-carboxylic-acid synthase gives MDHAQQQLTEQVFYFVSELYAYGVREVVISPGSRSTPLAIACECHPEMKTWIHPDERSAAFFALGLIKGSQRPVALVCTSGTAAANYLPAVAESHISRLPLVVLTSDRPHELREVGAPQAINQVNMFANYVHFQFDMPIADGTQYTLDAIRYQLQKASQYFVGPHQGPIHFNMPFREPLTPDWSRTDLLTTHTYTLPKYQKAIDPTPLKQTLKQIKGLIIVGDMQHQDVSQLLTFATEYDMPILADPLNPIRRTQHPNVIATYDLLLRSGLELEADFVIRVGKPVVSKKLNQWLKRTNATHILVQNSKDIDAFPKKPDYFYEMSANDFFRSLNTLESTYRKVWLKHWQQMELQAREKITYHQKQALDEAGYISRLLDKLDHTDNLFVSNSMPIRDIDNLYFDCEFGVYANRGANGIDGVVSTALGMAVHQKVTLLIGDIAFYHDMNGLLMSKLNDIHMNIILVNNDGGGIFSYLPQKEAAAPHFERLFGTPTGLDFEHAAHLYHFCYKRFSDVQSFGYVELNAMSGTLYEIITDRAENYEVHQTLYEQLSEVVNVTL, from the coding sequence TTGGATCATGCACAACAACAATTAACAGAACAAGTATTTTATTTTGTATCAGAACTTTATGCATATGGTGTTAGAGAAGTAGTCATTAGCCCGGGTTCTCGTTCAACGCCGCTTGCAATTGCATGTGAATGTCATCCTGAAATGAAAACATGGATTCATCCAGATGAACGTAGTGCAGCATTTTTTGCATTAGGTTTAATTAAAGGAAGCCAGCGACCAGTTGCCTTAGTGTGTACTTCTGGTACTGCTGCTGCAAACTATTTGCCTGCTGTGGCAGAAAGTCATATTAGTCGTTTGCCACTCGTTGTTTTGACCAGTGATAGACCACATGAGCTTCGAGAAGTCGGCGCACCTCAAGCCATTAATCAAGTTAATATGTTTGCCAATTACGTTCATTTTCAATTTGATATGCCTATTGCAGATGGGACGCAATATACATTAGATGCGATACGTTACCAGCTTCAAAAAGCAAGCCAATATTTTGTAGGTCCACATCAAGGACCGATACATTTTAATATGCCATTTAGGGAGCCATTGACGCCAGATTGGTCACGGACGGATTTATTGACGACGCATACTTATACGCTACCTAAATACCAAAAAGCTATTGATCCTACGCCTTTAAAACAGACATTGAAACAAATTAAAGGATTGATTATCGTAGGAGATATGCAACACCAAGATGTCTCACAATTATTAACTTTTGCTACAGAATATGATATGCCTATTTTAGCGGATCCATTAAATCCTATACGACGTACGCAACATCCAAATGTTATTGCAACGTATGATTTGTTACTACGTTCAGGATTAGAACTAGAAGCAGATTTTGTAATACGTGTTGGGAAACCGGTAGTTTCTAAAAAGCTGAATCAATGGTTGAAACGGACGAATGCAACACATATATTAGTTCAAAATAGTAAGGACATAGATGCTTTCCCTAAAAAGCCAGATTACTTTTACGAAATGTCTGCGAACGACTTTTTCAGATCATTGAACACATTAGAAAGCACCTATCGCAAAGTATGGTTGAAACATTGGCAACAAATGGAATTACAGGCGAGAGAAAAAATTACCTATCATCAAAAGCAAGCATTGGATGAGGCAGGATACATTTCACGTTTACTAGATAAATTAGATCATACGGATAATCTTTTTGTAAGTAACAGTATGCCTATTCGTGATATAGATAATTTGTATTTTGATTGTGAATTTGGCGTTTATGCTAACCGAGGCGCAAACGGAATTGATGGGGTCGTTTCTACAGCTTTAGGTATGGCTGTGCATCAGAAGGTAACATTATTGATTGGTGATATCGCTTTTTATCATGATATGAATGGCTTGTTAATGTCGAAATTAAATGATATTCATATGAATATTATTTTAGTTAATAATGACGGCGGGGGTATTTTCTCATATTTGCCTCAGAAAGAAGCAGCAGCGCCACACTTCGAACGCTTATTTGGTACGCCGACAGGATTAGACTTTGAACATGCAGCGCATTTATATCACTTTTGTTATAAACGTTTTTCAGATGTCCAATCTTTTGGTTACGTTGAACTTAATGCAATGTCGGGCACATTATACGAAATTATCACGGATCGTGCAGAAAATTATGAGGTACATCAAACTTTGTACGAACAATTAAGTGAGGTTGTCAATGTTACATTATAA
- a CDS encoding 1,4-dihydroxy-2-naphthoate polyprenyltransferase, whose translation MVNQFQRHSTVRKYWLLMRPHTLTAAIIPVLVGTAIAKIFQLGSEDRINIWLFLAMLLACLLIQAATNMFNEYYDFKKGLDDHESVGIGGAIVRHGMTPKSIFNLAIAFYIIAAILGLFLAAQTSFWLIPVGLLCMAIGYLYTGGPFPISWTPFGEIFSGLFMGMIIILIAFFIQVGHVNGTVVWMSMPIVITIGLINMGNNIRDRVKDKHSGRRTLPILLGKRLSLHVLAAMYIVAYVWVIYTVFFVPGGSIFFLLVLLSFPWPIKAYRRFKKNDTPETMMPAMIATGKTNTFFGLLYALGIYISALLGNI comes from the coding sequence ATGGTGAATCAATTTCAGCGACATTCAACCGTTCGTAAGTATTGGTTATTAATGCGACCTCATACACTAACTGCTGCTATTATCCCTGTTTTGGTTGGAACAGCTATTGCTAAAATTTTCCAACTCGGCAGTGAAGATCGTATTAATATTTGGCTCTTTTTAGCAATGTTACTCGCTTGTTTATTAATTCAAGCGGCAACAAATATGTTTAATGAATATTACGACTTTAAAAAAGGTCTAGACGACCATGAATCTGTAGGTATTGGCGGTGCTATCGTACGCCATGGAATGACACCAAAGTCTATTTTTAATTTAGCGATTGCTTTTTATATTATCGCAGCGATTTTAGGGCTCTTTTTAGCTGCCCAAACTTCATTTTGGCTCATTCCGGTAGGCTTGTTGTGTATGGCTATTGGTTACCTCTATACAGGTGGTCCATTCCCAATTTCATGGACGCCTTTTGGAGAAATTTTTTCCGGTTTGTTTATGGGCATGATTATTATTTTAATCGCCTTCTTCATTCAAGTTGGCCATGTCAATGGAACTGTTGTTTGGATGAGTATGCCAATTGTCATTACAATCGGACTGATCAATATGGGAAACAATATTCGTGACCGTGTTAAAGACAAGCATAGCGGACGTCGTACTCTACCTATTCTTTTAGGTAAACGCTTATCTTTGCATGTTTTAGCGGCAATGTATATTGTTGCTTACGTTTGGGTCATTTATACTGTCTTTTTTGTACCAGGAGGCTCGATATTCTTTTTACTCGTTTTACTCAGCTTCCCTTGGCCGATAAAAGCTTACCGACGTTTCAAGAAAAATGACACGCCTGAAACAATGATGCCTGCTATGATTGCTACTGGAAAAACCAATACGTTTTTCGGCTTGCTTTATGCACTCGGCATTTATATTAGCGCCTTATTAGGTAACATTTAA
- a CDS encoding isochorismate synthase — protein sequence MTVDVGEQEIIDAIANTAKTWVSIEVRLPRKLDPVTLFKKTYQEAGNRFYFRLNDNETTYFGCRVAKKFKNNEQSKTSIFKEWDNFKEDIVYIHPHSERHHLRICGGFQFSTERTDVEWQQFGMNHFILPEILISHRAGETFLTYTVPKAAFSYQRFNEWKVFFSTLEATSLSMIEGVPEIRTQEDLDVEAWERLVDDTIQQLDVDEKIVLSRRRAIKFDDKIEVATVLNRALKNEKNSYLFVLESGEDCFISQTPEQLFKVHNGMLSTKAVAGTIKRTQDVKKDQSRVQAFLQDDKNLGEHHIVVESILEDIKPFVNEVNYNTTPSILKNDHLYHLYTEIGGPLVTSNYIELIDVMHPTPALGGYPKARAVKYIDMHEFNARGLYGAPVGMIDTYNDSEFIVAIRSMLIQGKQALLFAGAGIVKDSDAKAEVYETALKFSPMMDALGVK from the coding sequence ATGACTGTTGACGTTGGTGAGCAGGAAATCATTGACGCAATAGCGAACACAGCGAAGACTTGGGTATCCATAGAGGTACGTTTACCACGTAAATTGGATCCCGTTACGTTATTTAAAAAGACCTATCAAGAAGCGGGCAACCGCTTTTATTTTCGGTTGAATGATAATGAAACGACTTACTTTGGGTGTCGCGTTGCCAAGAAGTTTAAAAATAATGAACAGAGCAAGACCTCAATTTTTAAAGAATGGGATAACTTTAAAGAAGATATTGTTTACATACATCCGCATTCTGAACGGCATCATTTACGTATCTGTGGGGGTTTTCAGTTTTCAACGGAACGCACAGATGTAGAATGGCAGCAATTTGGGATGAATCATTTTATATTACCAGAAATATTGATTTCTCATAGAGCGGGAGAAACGTTTTTAACTTATACAGTACCTAAAGCAGCTTTTTCTTATCAGCGTTTTAACGAATGGAAAGTGTTTTTCAGTACATTAGAAGCAACGTCTTTATCAATGATTGAAGGTGTACCAGAAATACGTACGCAAGAAGATTTAGATGTTGAGGCATGGGAACGCTTAGTTGATGATACCATTCAACAACTTGATGTCGATGAAAAAATAGTCTTATCACGTCGTCGAGCGATTAAATTTGATGACAAAATTGAAGTAGCTACCGTACTTAATCGTGCATTAAAAAACGAAAAAAATAGCTATTTATTTGTTTTAGAGTCTGGGGAAGACTGTTTCATCTCACAAACACCTGAACAATTGTTTAAAGTGCATAACGGCATGTTGTCCACTAAAGCGGTGGCGGGCACGATTAAGAGAACGCAAGATGTAAAGAAAGATCAGTCACGTGTTCAAGCTTTTTTACAAGATGATAAAAATTTAGGGGAACACCACATTGTTGTGGAAAGTATTCTTGAAGATATTAAACCATTTGTAAATGAAGTCAACTATAATACAACACCAAGTATTTTGAAAAATGATCATTTATATCATCTGTATACAGAAATAGGAGGCCCTTTAGTGACATCCAATTATATTGAATTAATTGATGTAATGCATCCGACGCCTGCTTTAGGCGGTTATCCTAAAGCACGTGCAGTAAAATATATTGATATGCACGAATTTAATGCGCGTGGTTTGTATGGAGCACCTGTTGGTATGATTGATACGTATAATGATAGCGAATTTATTGTTGCGATACGCTCAATGCTCATTCAAGGTAAGCAAGCTTTACTTTTTGCAGGTGCGGGTATTGTCAAAGATTCAGATGCTAAAGCAGAAGTATATGAGACTGCCTTGAAATTTAGTCCAATGATGGACGCGTTAGGGGTGAAATAA
- a CDS encoding GNAT family N-acetyltransferase, with product MIREAKKTDAQEIAELSYIIWKDMELEIVEKYSETEVVNVIQQSITEIPYRNNYQHIHIYEIENKVAGMIIAYSADKELAYEHAWADLDSAKYLTLSTNTPLPVKEAEDKTIYIESIATFPKYRGRGIAKKLMKHIIDKYEGETLSLNCDQSNHLARNFYEKMGFEVTKQKQLYGHNYDYMTYQN from the coding sequence ATGATACGAGAAGCTAAAAAAACAGATGCGCAAGAGATTGCTGAATTGTCTTATATTATTTGGAAAGATATGGAATTAGAAATTGTAGAAAAGTACTCTGAAACAGAAGTCGTTAATGTCATTCAACAAAGTATTACTGAAATTCCTTATCGTAATAACTATCAGCATATACATATTTATGAAATCGAAAATAAAGTTGCTGGAATGATTATTGCATATAGCGCAGATAAAGAACTGGCTTACGAACACGCATGGGCAGATTTAGATAGTGCGAAATATTTAACTTTATCTACAAATACACCTTTACCTGTGAAAGAGGCCGAGGATAAAACTATTTATATAGAATCCATAGCAACTTTTCCGAAATATAGAGGACGAGGCATCGCTAAAAAATTAATGAAGCATATTATTGATAAATATGAGGGAGAAACACTAAGTTTAAACTGTGATCAATCGAATCATTTGGCTAGAAATTTTTATGAAAAAATGGGTTTTGAGGTAACGAAGCAAAAACAATTGTATGGTCATAATTACGATTATATGACGTATCAAAATTAA
- a CDS encoding acyltransferase family protein, protein MAHAMKRDAFFDNARAVLIFLVVFGHLIQPYNSTHPAINALYLTIYSFHMPAFLFISGYFAKNVGQSGYIEKVGKKLLGPYLIFFAFFSLYYFITGKNSSIGLDPFDPVFALWFLLTLFFFNIIIVVIRNYNPIYVLPIAILIAILAGFSSNIDSYLSWSRTLVFFPIFYIGYILSENFSRVIRIKTFAPLSLVVLVVFFIIYYVHPIDSSWLLGSSPYTHTDGWNVLLSPLKRLILYLIIFSTMFAFLNLIPEKQYKWTYIGSRTMYVYLLHGLFIGAIRGYNLFPFIDYPALGILYNFVLSIFIVWLWSTDLVAKWTNPFVHLQKPSQFKPYS, encoded by the coding sequence ATGGCACATGCAATGAAACGTGATGCATTCTTCGACAATGCGCGGGCAGTTCTTATTTTCCTAGTTGTATTTGGACACTTGATTCAACCTTATAACAGTACGCATCCAGCGATTAACGCATTATATTTAACAATTTATAGTTTTCATATGCCAGCGTTCCTTTTTATTTCCGGTTATTTCGCCAAAAATGTCGGCCAATCAGGGTATATTGAAAAAGTAGGTAAAAAGTTACTCGGGCCTTATCTTATCTTTTTTGCGTTTTTCTCACTGTATTACTTTATTACTGGGAAAAACAGTTCAATTGGCTTAGATCCATTTGATCCCGTATTTGCATTATGGTTTTTACTGACACTCTTTTTCTTTAATATCATTATTGTCGTGATTAGAAATTATAATCCTATCTATGTATTACCTATAGCGATTTTAATTGCGATTTTAGCTGGGTTTTCATCTAATATTGATAGCTATCTCAGTTGGTCCCGAACATTAGTGTTTTTCCCTATTTTTTATATTGGTTATATCCTAAGTGAAAATTTCAGCCGTGTGATTCGTATAAAAACATTTGCTCCACTGTCGTTGGTAGTGCTTGTCGTATTTTTTATCATATATTACGTCCACCCTATCGATTCATCATGGTTACTTGGAAGTTCTCCTTACACACATACCGACGGATGGAATGTGCTTTTGAGTCCGCTCAAACGCTTAATATTATATTTGATTATTTTCTCTACAATGTTTGCGTTCTTAAATTTGATTCCTGAGAAACAATATAAATGGACCTATATCGGGTCGAGAACGATGTACGTCTACTTATTACACGGATTATTTATTGGTGCAATTCGTGGTTATAATTTGTTTCCTTTTATTGATTATCCTGCACTCGGTATTCTTTATAACTTTGTACTTTCCATATTTATTGTATGGTTATGGTCTACAGACCTTGTTGCAAAATGGACGAACCCATTCGTTCACTTACAAAAGCCGTCCCAATTTAAACCTTATTCATAG
- the menB gene encoding 1,4-dihydroxy-2-naphthoyl-CoA synthase, producing MERQWETLKEYKEIKYEYFEGIAKVTINRPEVHNAFTPNTVHEMIDAFTRARDDERVGVIILTGEGDKAFCSGGDQKVRGHGGYVGDDQIPRLNVLDLQRLIRVIPKPVIAMVKGYAIGGGNVLQVVCDLTIAADNAKFGQTGPKVGSFDAGYGSGYLARIVGHKKAREIWYLCRQYDAQQALDMGMANTVVPLDKIEDETVQWCKEILQHSPTALRFLKAAMNADTDGLAGLQQFAGDATLLYYTTDEAKEGRDAFKEKRSPDFDQFPKFP from the coding sequence ATGGAAAGACAATGGGAAACATTAAAAGAATATAAAGAAATTAAATATGAATATTTTGAAGGGATTGCTAAGGTAACGATTAATCGTCCTGAAGTACACAATGCGTTTACACCAAACACTGTACATGAAATGATCGATGCTTTTACACGTGCACGTGATGATGAGCGTGTCGGTGTGATTATTTTAACAGGTGAAGGCGACAAAGCATTCTGTTCTGGTGGGGACCAAAAAGTACGTGGCCACGGTGGCTACGTAGGTGATGACCAAATTCCACGTTTAAATGTTTTAGATTTACAACGTTTAATCCGTGTCATTCCAAAACCAGTCATTGCAATGGTTAAAGGTTATGCGATTGGTGGCGGTAATGTTTTACAAGTCGTTTGTGATTTGACAATCGCAGCGGACAATGCGAAGTTTGGTCAAACAGGGCCTAAAGTAGGTTCATTTGATGCTGGTTATGGTTCAGGATACTTAGCGCGTATTGTTGGTCATAAAAAAGCGCGTGAAATTTGGTACTTATGTCGTCAATATGATGCACAACAAGCATTAGATATGGGTATGGCGAACACAGTTGTACCATTAGATAAAATTGAAGATGAAACGGTACAATGGTGTAAAGAAATATTACAACATTCACCAACAGCTTTACGTTTCTTAAAAGCGGCGATGAACGCAGATACAGATGGTTTAGCAGGTTTACAACAATTTGCTGGAGATGCAACATTGCTATACTATACAACAGATGAAGCGAAAGAAGGACGCGATGCGTTTAAAGAAAAACGTTCACCAGACTTTGATCAATTCCCTAAATTTCCATAA
- a CDS encoding ABC transporter permease, which translates to MTTSSLLLTSLLLLIPIFISYKEKLRISKDLVIAALRAVIQLVLIGYLLEFVFRVKDTWIVLALILVIMINAAANTKKRASKVMHHVFWISFIAIMAGAILSLGGVLLTGAIDFTPNEMIPVAGMVGSNGMIAINLSYQNLNRIFTKETASIEAKLSLGATPSLAAKDAIRESIKVAIVPTIDSVKTYGLVSIPGMMTGLIIAGVPPLQAIKFQLMVVFIHTTATIISALVATYLSYRQFFNYRHQLIHMKKTETNPT; encoded by the coding sequence ATGACGACAAGTTCATTGCTTTTAACATCTCTATTGTTACTTATTCCTATTTTTATTTCGTATAAAGAAAAATTACGGATTTCTAAAGATTTGGTTATTGCGGCTTTACGGGCAGTGATTCAACTTGTCCTTATTGGTTATTTACTTGAATTCGTGTTTCGCGTTAAAGATACGTGGATTGTACTTGCACTGATACTTGTCATTATGATAAATGCAGCTGCCAATACGAAAAAACGTGCATCCAAAGTGATGCATCATGTATTTTGGATATCATTTATAGCGATTATGGCAGGTGCTATTTTATCATTAGGAGGCGTTTTATTAACGGGCGCAATTGATTTTACACCTAATGAAATGATTCCTGTTGCAGGGATGGTTGGCAGTAATGGTATGATTGCAATAAATTTAAGTTATCAAAATTTGAATCGTATTTTTACGAAAGAAACAGCATCCATCGAGGCGAAATTGTCACTTGGAGCGACGCCATCATTAGCGGCTAAAGATGCAATTCGTGAAAGTATAAAGGTTGCCATTGTGCCAACCATTGATTCCGTTAAAACGTATGGGTTGGTTTCGATACCGGGAATGATGACAGGTTTGATTATTGCAGGTGTGCCGCCGCTTCAAGCGATAAAGTTTCAGCTAATGGTAGTATTTATTCATACAACTGCTACGATTATTTCTGCACTTGTTGCTACTTACTTAAGTTATCGACAATTTTTCAATTATCGTCATCAATTAATTCACATGAAAAAGACCGAAACAAATCCCACTTAA
- the menH gene encoding 2-succinyl-6-hydroxy-2,4-cyclohexadiene-1-carboxylate synthase, whose protein sequence is MLHYKVYEAKQPSNTVCILLHGFMSDSSIFDQHIATLTKSVKVVTVDLPGHGKDESSLEEQWHFQWIAEQLYQVIREVKEACVVLHGYSMGARVALYYGCYYPELLNGLILESGSPGIDDGLQRAERSQVDEARAKVLELAPFETFVKDWERLPLFQSQRFLDEAEQQRIRQMRLRQSPEKLAKALREYGTGVMPNLWGTLENLRMPVQLIVGEWDEKFVSIAQNMLPALQHGKLDVVPQVGHTVHVEDVAKFDTITLDFIKGLNEEDNDGKTMGNIKRI, encoded by the coding sequence ATGTTACATTATAAAGTTTATGAAGCAAAGCAACCGTCAAATACGGTGTGTATTTTATTACATGGTTTTATGAGTGATAGTTCTATATTCGATCAGCACATCGCGACACTTACAAAATCAGTTAAAGTAGTTACAGTAGATTTGCCAGGACATGGTAAAGATGAGTCGAGTTTAGAAGAACAATGGCACTTTCAATGGATTGCGGAACAACTTTATCAAGTGATACGTGAAGTGAAAGAAGCATGTGTCGTTTTACATGGATATTCTATGGGAGCACGTGTAGCGCTTTATTACGGTTGTTATTATCCTGAATTGTTGAATGGTTTAATTTTAGAAAGTGGTTCTCCAGGCATTGACGACGGATTACAACGAGCGGAACGTTCACAAGTAGACGAAGCACGTGCTAAAGTACTTGAATTAGCGCCTTTTGAAACATTTGTTAAAGATTGGGAACGATTGCCATTATTTCAGTCACAACGTTTCTTAGATGAGGCAGAGCAACAACGTATTCGACAAATGCGGCTTCGCCAATCTCCAGAAAAACTGGCAAAAGCATTACGTGAATATGGTACAGGCGTCATGCCTAATTTATGGGGAACGTTAGAAAATTTACGTATGCCAGTGCAACTGATAGTTGGGGAATGGGATGAAAAATTTGTGAGCATTGCCCAAAATATGTTGCCGGCGCTTCAACATGGCAAACTTGACGTTGTGCCACAAGTGGGCCATACAGTTCATGTGGAAGATGTTGCGAAATTTGATACAATAACATTAGATTTTATTAAAGGTTTAAATGAGGAGGACAACGATGGAAAGACAATGGGAAACATTAAAAGAATATAA
- a CDS encoding ABC transporter ATP-binding protein codes for MLNLNNVSYHVEDQRILNQINLNVKQGEAIAVVGASGSGKSTLLRIIADLISPTEGNILFKGHAYKDYTPESLRQRVSYLPQRLELFGDTIQDNLAFPALARQESFDKKRAKMLLEAVGLKKYKLSASVQRMSGGEQQRVTIARQLMYQPELLLLDEATSALDDKNSRLIEQLIFNMVKEGTSVLWITHNTAQSKRQFHRIVTLHNGEIEQEA; via the coding sequence ATGCTTAACTTAAACAACGTGAGTTACCATGTGGAAGATCAACGCATTTTAAACCAAATTAATCTTAACGTTAAGCAAGGTGAAGCCATTGCTGTCGTAGGTGCTTCGGGAAGCGGTAAAAGTACGTTACTACGAATTATTGCAGATTTAATTTCCCCAACTGAAGGTAATATATTATTTAAAGGTCATGCTTATAAAGACTATACACCTGAGAGCTTAAGACAACGTGTCAGTTATTTACCTCAGAGACTAGAATTATTTGGTGATACGATACAGGATAATCTTGCATTTCCGGCATTAGCACGTCAAGAATCTTTTGATAAAAAGCGTGCAAAGATGCTTTTAGAAGCGGTTGGACTTAAAAAGTATAAATTGAGTGCGTCGGTGCAACGAATGTCTGGAGGAGAGCAACAACGTGTAACGATTGCGAGACAATTGATGTATCAACCAGAGTTGTTACTTTTAGATGAGGCGACAAGCGCACTAGATGATAAAAACAGCCGTTTAATCGAACAACTTATTTTTAACATGGTTAAAGAAGGGACTTCTGTCCTATGGATTACCCACAATACAGCGCAAAGCAAACGACAATTTCATCGTATTGTAACGTTACATAATGGTGAAATTGAGCAGGAGGCGTAA